The following is a genomic window from Geminicoccus roseus DSM 18922.
GTACCGGCGCAAGGGAGGGCGGTCGTTCCCGATGGTGCTCGGGCATCTGGCACCGGGCGAGCCGCAACAGATTGGCTTCCACATCGCTCTTGCGCACCGGCATGGTCTGGCGGGAACGGCGGCACTTGCCCATTGCTGTTCGTCCTGCACGCCTTCGAGAAAAAGACCCGGCAGACCAGTCGGCGCGATATTGATCTGGCGCGCGCCAGGCTCCGTGCCATCGGAGGATGACCATGACCAGGACCGCCTTCGAGCACCTGTTCAGCCCCGAGGAAGCCGAGGACCTGGAGAACCGCACTGTCCTGCTGGAGGGTATCCAGGCATGGCTCAAGGCGCATGCTCACCTGAGCCAGGAGGAAGCCGCCGCGCAGCTCGGTGTCACCCAGGCACACGTCTCCGAGCTCAAGAACGGCAAGATTTCCAGGTTTTCCATCGACAAGCTGATGGCGATCGCCAGCCGTGCCGGGCTGCGCCCGAAGGTGCTGATCCAGGCGCAGGCCCAACTACCGGCATGAGCATGCCCCGGCGCAAGCACCCGGCGCGTTTGGACAGACCCGCACCAGGGGTTCGGTCCACCACGTCATGTGGGCTGGATCCGGCTCCATGAGGAGGGTAGGCTCGACCCTGACCGCCTGCACCAGTGTTGCGTCGGGAAGAACGGTCGATCAGCACTTTCGAGCACGGACCCGGCGATGAGCGATCCTCAGTCAGCAGACAGGTAAGCCGCAACAACTCGAGATTTCGTTGTTGCGGCCTTCTGCCTTCCCGCCGTCCTTGCCGGTCTTTTGCCAGAGCAGATCGCCGCCAGATGCCACCTGCATTTGTGCGGAACCATTGCCATGTCCCGTCGAAGCCTGCGTGCTTGGACCTTTTCGCTGCCGGCAGCGCTGCTGCTGATGGCGCCCTTCGACCTCCTGGCCTCCCTGGCCATGGACGTCTACCTGCCGGTCGTCCCGTCGATGCCGGCGATCCTTGCGACCTCGCCCACGGTCGTGCAGCTGACGCTGACCCTCTATCTGGTCGTGCTCGGCATCGGCCAGGTCCTGTTCGGGCCGCTCTCCGACCGGGTCGGCCGCCGACCGGTCCTGCTGGGTGGTGCGCTGCTCTTCGCGCTGGCCTCCTTCCTGATCGCGTCCACCTCCTCGGCGCCCGCCTTCCTCGCCCTGCGCGTGGCGCAGGGCCTGGGGGCCGCGGCGATGCTGGTGGCGACCTTCGCTACGGTGCGCGACGTCTATGCCGATCGCCCGGAAGGGGTGGTGATCTACGGCCTGTTCGGCTCGATGCTGGCCTTCGTGCCTGCGCTGGGACCGATCGCGGGCGCGCTCCTAGACCGATCGCTCGGCTGGCGCTCGATCTTCGTCATGCTCGGGATCATGGCGGCGGCCGCGGCGCTGCACGCCCTGGTGCGCTGGCCCGAGACCAGGCCCGCCCACCGTTCAGCTTCGAGCATCCCCTTGCGCGAGATCCTCGCCGACCAGGGCTTCTGGACCTACACGACCGGGTTCAGCACTGCGATGGGCGCGTTCTTCGTGTTCTTCTCGACCGCCCCGCGCGTCCTGGTCGAGCATGCCGGCCTCACTGAACTCGCCTTCAGCGGCCTGTTCGCCACGGTGGCCCTGGTGATGATCGCGACGGCGCGCTTCGCGAGGACGTTCGTCGCAGGCTGGGGCATCGACGGCAGCCTGGTCCGCGGCATGGTTCTGCTCGCGGTCGGCGCCGTGCTGCTGGCGGCGGGCCAGGGGATCGCCGGCACCTCCCCTTGGACGCTGGTCCCGCCCATGTGGCTGGTCGCCGCCGGCATCGTATTCGCGGTCTCGGTGACCGCCAACGGCGCGCTGCAGCGCTTCGGCCATGCCGCCGGCGCCGCGACCGCCCTCTACTACTGCATCCAGAGCCTGGTCGTGGGTGCGCTGGGAACGCTGTGCGTGGTCCTGCTGCCGGGCGACACCGCCTGGCCGCTCGCGGCCTGGTGCCTCTCCATGGCCTCACTCACCCTCGCCCTGGTGGCGACAATGCCGCGGCGAACCCGAACGGAAGCCGTCTCGCCCTGACCGCAGCGCCGGCGCGGGACGCTCGGGTCGCCAGGCCGCCCGCGCCGCTCCTCAGTCCACCGTCCCCCGCTCGGCCAGGAAGTCCAGCAGGGCGCGGACCCGCGACGGCAGCGGCCCGCCCTGGCCGACATGGATGGCGTGGAAGGCTTCCCGGTCGCCCGGGTTGAGATGTTCCAGCACCGGAACGAGGCGGCCGGCGGCGATGTCGGCGCGCACGGCGAAGCCGGCCAGGCGCGCCAGCCCGACCCCGTCCAGCGCCAGCCGGCGCAGCGCCTCGCCGTCGCTGGCCTGGACGGGCCCCGCCGTCGGCACCACGACCGTCCGGCCGCTGGTCGCCAGCGGCCAGCCGTCGACCGTGCGGACATAGCCGAAGCCCAGGCGGCGGTGGCTGTCCAGGTCCTCCACCGTCCTGGGCGCGCCGAAGCGGGCCAGATAGGAAGGCGCGCCCACCACCATCATCGCCGTGTCGCCGAGCTTGCGCGCCACCAGGCTGGAACTCTTCAGCGGCCCCGCCCGGACCGCCACGTCGGTCCGCTCCGCCAGCAGGTCCACCACCAGGTCGGTCTGCACCAGGTCGAGGCTGATGCCCGGATAGCGGTCCAGGAACTCCGGCAGGATCCCCGCCAGGACATGGGTGATGTAGGACGCGCTGGTGTTCAGGCGGATGCGCCCCACCGGCTGCTCGCCCGCCCCGGCGCCCCGCTCGGCATCCTCGATGTCGGCCAGGATGCGCGTGGCGCGCTCGTAGAAGGCGCATCCTTCCGGGGTGAGCTGGAAGGCGCGGGTCGAGCGGTTGACCAGCCGGGCGCGCAGCCGGGCCTCCAGCCGGGCGACCAGCTTGCTCACCGCCGAGGGCGTCATCCGGCAGGCGCGGGCTGCCGCGGAAAAGCCGCCCTGCTCCACGACACGGACGAACACCTCCATCTCGCCGGAACGGTTGATCTCGGCACGCGCCATTGGTCGTTCATTTCACAGATCATGTTCCAGTAGGCACACTATGTCACTGCAGGCCCGGCGTCTATGTTCTGCTCCGGACTTCCTCCTTCCTGCAGGACAGACGATGCCGCTGGCTCTCTATGCCCTGACCGCCGGAGCCTTCGGCATCGGCGTCACCGAGTTCGTCATCATGGGGCTGCTGCTGGAGGTCGGCGCCGATCTCGGCGTGTCGATCGCCAGCGCAGGCCTGCTGATCTCCGGCTACGCGCTGGGCGTGGTGGTCGGCGCGCCGGTGCTGACGGTGCTGACCGCGCGCTGGCCGCGCAAGACCGTGCTGCTCGCTTTGATGGCGATCTTCATCGCCGGCAACGCCGCCTGCGCGCTGGCGCCGGGCTACGGCTTCCTGATGGCGGCGCGGGTCGCAACCGCCCTGGCGCACGGCACCTTCTTCGGCGTCGGCTCGGTGGTGGCGACCGGCCTCGTTCCAAGCGACCGCAAGGCGTCGGCCATCGCGGTGATGTTCACCGGGCTGACCGTCGCCAACATCCTGGGCGTGCCGCTCGGCACCTGGATCGGCCAGCATCTGGGCTGGCGGGCGACCTTCGCCGCCGTTACCCTGGTCGGGCTCGCGGCCTTCACGGTCATCGCCGCGCTCGTCCCCAGGGACCGCGCGGCGCCCGAGGCGGGCGACTGGCGGACGGACCTCGCTGCCATCCTGCAGGCCCCCGTCCTGCTCGGCCTTGCCACCACCGTGCTCGGCTATGCCGGCGTGTTCGCGGTCTTCACCTACATCGCGCCGCTGCTGACCCGGATCAGCGGGTTCCAGCCGGCCGCGGTGTCGCCGGTGCTGCTGGTGTTCGGCGTGGGCCTGATCGCCGGCAACCTGGTCGGTGGACGGTTCGCGGACCGCAACCTCCTCGCCACCGTGTTCGGCACCCTGGCGGCGCTGGCCCTCGTGCTGGCGGCGATGACCTGGGGATTCCAGGCGCCGGTCGCCGCGGTGCTCCTGACCGGGCTGCTCGGCGCGGCCGGCTTCGCCACGGTGGCGCCGCTCCAGGTCTGGGTATTGTCCAGGGCCGCGGGCGCCAGCCAGAGCCTGGCGTCCTCCTTCAACATCGCCGCCTTCAACCTCGGCAACGCGCTGGGCGCTTGGGCGGGCGGCGCGGTGATCGAACACGGCCCCGGGCTCGGCTTCGTGCCGCTCGTGGCGGCCTTGTTCCCGGCGACGGCGATCGCCGTCGCTGCCCTGGCCGCGCGCCCGTCACGGCCGTTCGTCGCCGGCCGGGGCGCCGGCTCCACCCCGCATGCCGGCTGAGGCGACTCCGTCCCCCATCCGCTCCACCCGCCCGACCCCGCAAAGGATCAAGCCATGGATCATCGTCCTCTCGGTCGCTCCGGCCTCAAGGTGCCGGTTCTGAGCTTCGGCGCCGGCACGTTCGGCGGCACCGGGCCGCTGTTCGGCGCCTGGGGCAACACCGACGTCGCGGAGGCCCGCCGGCTGGTCGACATCTGCCTGGACGCCGGCGTCAGCCTGTTCGACACCGCCGACGTTTATTCCGGCGGCGCGTCCGAGCAGGTGCTGGGCGCGGCGCTCAAGGGGCGGCGCGACCGCGCGCTGATCTCGACCAAGACCAGCCTGCCGATGGGCGATGGCCCGAACGATGCCGGCTCGTCGCGCTTCCGCCTGGTCCGCGCCGTCGAGGACGCGCTCAAGCGGCTGGGCACCGACCATATCGACCTGCTGCAGCTGCACGCCCTCGACGCCGCGACGCCCGTGGAGGAAGTGCTGTCCACGCTGGATGCGCTCGTGCGCGACGGCAAGGTCCGCTATGTCGGCGTCTCCAATTTTCCGGGCTGGCAGGTCATGAAGGCGCTGGCGGCAGCCGACCGCCATGGCTGGCCGCGCTATGTCGCCCATCAGGTCTACTACTCGCTGATCGGCCGCGACTACGAATGGGACCTGATGCCGCTCGGCGCCGATCAGGGGCTGGGCGCGCTGGTCTGGAGCCCGCTCGGCTGGGGGCGGCTCACCGGCAGGATCCGGCGCGGCGCGCCGTGGCCGCAGGGCAGCCGCCTGCACGACACCGCCAGCTTCGCGCCGCCGGTCGAGGACGATCATCTGTTCCGGGTCGTCGACGCGCTGGAAGCCGTCGCGGCGGAGACCGGCAAGACCGTGCCGCAGGTCGCGCTGAACTGGCTGACCCGGCGGCCGACCGTGGCGTCGGTGATCATCGGCGCGCGCAACGAGGAGCAGCTCCGGCAGAATCTCGGCGCGGTCGGCTGGACGCTGACCGACGGGCAGGCCGCCAGGCTGGAGGAGGCCAGCGCCGTCACCGCGCCCTACCCGCATTTCCCCTACCGGCGCCAGGAGGGCTTCGCCCGCCTCGATCCGCCGATCGCGGGATAGATCCTGGAGGATGGCGCGCCGGCGCCGCCATCCCCGCCGACTTGGCCCCTCCCCGCCTAGCCCTGCTCGTCCAGCAGCTCGCGCACCCGCGCCGCCAGATCGGCGAAGGCGAACGGCTTGGTGATCAGCTCGACGCCCGGGTCCAGGCGGCCGTGGTGGACGATGGCGTTGCGGGCATAGCCGGTGGTGAACAGCACCTTCACGCCCGGGCGCAGCGCCCGCACCTGCTCGGCCAGCACCGCCCCGGTCATCCCGCCCGGCAGCACCACGTCGGTGAACAGGAGGTCGACCCGGCCGGCCATCCGCTCCAGGAGGCGCAGCGCGGATGGCCCGTCCGGCGCGTCCAGCACCCGGTAGCCCAGCTCGCGCAGCGCCTCGACCGAGTAGGCGCGGACATCGTCGTCGTCCTCGCAGACCAGGATCGTTTCCAGGCAGGCCGCGTCCGGCACGGTCGCCGGGGCCGGCTCCTCGGCGTCCGGGCCGGCCTCGGTCAGGCGCGGCAGGTAGATCCGGACCGTGGTGCCCTCCCCTGGCTCCGAATAGATCTTCAGATGGCCGCCCGACTGCTTGACGAAGCCATAGACCATCGACAGGCCGAGCCCGGTGCCCTTGCCGACCTCCTTGGTGGTGAAGAACGGCTCGAACGCCCGGGACGCCGTCTCCGCGTCCATGCCGGTGCCGGTGTCGGACACGCAGATCATCACGTACTGGCCGGGCACCACCTCGGCGTTCTGCACGACATAGGCGCGGTCCAGGTCGGCATTGGCGGTCTCGATGGTCAGCTTGCCGCCCTGCGCCATGGCGTCCCGGCCGTTCACCGCCAGGTTCAGGAGCGCGATCTCCAGCTGGTTGGGATCGGCCTCGACCCGCCACAGGCTGGAGGACAGCACGGTCTCGATCTCGATGGTCTCGCCCAGCGTGCGGTGCAGGAGCTCGGACA
Proteins encoded in this region:
- a CDS encoding helix-turn-helix domain-containing protein — its product is MTRTAFEHLFSPEEAEDLENRTVLLEGIQAWLKAHAHLSQEEAAAQLGVTQAHVSELKNGKISRFSIDKLMAIASRAGLRPKVLIQAQAQLPA
- a CDS encoding LysR family transcriptional regulator, which encodes MARAEINRSGEMEVFVRVVEQGGFSAAARACRMTPSAVSKLVARLEARLRARLVNRSTRAFQLTPEGCAFYERATRILADIEDAERGAGAGEQPVGRIRLNTSASYITHVLAGILPEFLDRYPGISLDLVQTDLVVDLLAERTDVAVRAGPLKSSSLVARKLGDTAMMVVGAPSYLARFGAPRTVEDLDSHRRLGFGYVRTVDGWPLATSGRTVVVPTAGPVQASDGEALRRLALDGVGLARLAGFAVRADIAAGRLVPVLEHLNPGDREAFHAIHVGQGGPLPSRVRALLDFLAERGTVD
- a CDS encoding aldo/keto reductase; its protein translation is MDHRPLGRSGLKVPVLSFGAGTFGGTGPLFGAWGNTDVAEARRLVDICLDAGVSLFDTADVYSGGASEQVLGAALKGRRDRALISTKTSLPMGDGPNDAGSSRFRLVRAVEDALKRLGTDHIDLLQLHALDAATPVEEVLSTLDALVRDGKVRYVGVSNFPGWQVMKALAAADRHGWPRYVAHQVYYSLIGRDYEWDLMPLGADQGLGALVWSPLGWGRLTGRIRRGAPWPQGSRLHDTASFAPPVEDDHLFRVVDALEAVAAETGKTVPQVALNWLTRRPTVASVIIGARNEEQLRQNLGAVGWTLTDGQAARLEEASAVTAPYPHFPYRRQEGFARLDPPIAG
- the cml gene encoding CmlA/FloR family chloramphenicol efflux MFS transporter — protein: MSRRSLRAWTFSLPAALLLMAPFDLLASLAMDVYLPVVPSMPAILATSPTVVQLTLTLYLVVLGIGQVLFGPLSDRVGRRPVLLGGALLFALASFLIASTSSAPAFLALRVAQGLGAAAMLVATFATVRDVYADRPEGVVIYGLFGSMLAFVPALGPIAGALLDRSLGWRSIFVMLGIMAAAAALHALVRWPETRPAHRSASSIPLREILADQGFWTYTTGFSTAMGAFFVFFSTAPRVLVEHAGLTELAFSGLFATVALVMIATARFARTFVAGWGIDGSLVRGMVLLAVGAVLLAAGQGIAGTSPWTLVPPMWLVAAGIVFAVSVTANGALQRFGHAAGAATALYYCIQSLVVGALGTLCVVLLPGDTAWPLAAWCLSMASLTLALVATMPRRTRTEAVSP
- a CDS encoding type II toxin-antitoxin system RelE/ParE family toxin; amino-acid sequence: MQLGPQGGSVLPYASPPPRSVTITTVAPVPAQGRAVVPDGARASGTGRAATDWLPHRSCAPAWSGGNGGTCPLLFVLHAFEKKTRQTSRRDIDLARARLRAIGG
- a CDS encoding MFS transporter, translated to MPLALYALTAGAFGIGVTEFVIMGLLLEVGADLGVSIASAGLLISGYALGVVVGAPVLTVLTARWPRKTVLLALMAIFIAGNAACALAPGYGFLMAARVATALAHGTFFGVGSVVATGLVPSDRKASAIAVMFTGLTVANILGVPLGTWIGQHLGWRATFAAVTLVGLAAFTVIAALVPRDRAAPEAGDWRTDLAAILQAPVLLGLATTVLGYAGVFAVFTYIAPLLTRISGFQPAAVSPVLLVFGVGLIAGNLVGGRFADRNLLATVFGTLAALALVLAAMTWGFQAPVAAVLLTGLLGAAGFATVAPLQVWVLSRAAGASQSLASSFNIAAFNLGNALGAWAGGAVIEHGPGLGFVPLVAALFPATAIAVAALAARPSRPFVAGRGAGSTPHAG